DNA from Nymphalis io chromosome 24, ilAglIoxx1.1, whole genome shotgun sequence:
GCGTTAACATCTCTCGCCACAAAGccattcttttaatttattttagttgacAATATTCGAgtagaatttataaatgttgtgtgttttattaatatacatttttttgccggttcttctcggtagaatctacattccaaaacagtgtgtactttatatttaatttatttttgtaaaaaaaagatttaaagttATTGCGGGGGCcgacttaaataaagtatattaatttgataGTTCAGATACGATAAATCGACTTTACGTTTTAAAAGATATCGTGAAAAAATGCTTATTAATTACCAGTGTGAATGAGGTTACCCTCCCACATAGTATTGATGTCCACACGACCACGAACATCGCTCGGTAAACCCCCGCCGCGCCGACCAATTAAATTGCCTCAAACAATAAAACCAGCCGGCGGATACAGTGCATATTGCTTACGTTACGATTTAAGCTGCTTGTTTTAATTGAACGGTACTTTTTAAGGGATGATTACTGAGcgatattgatttaaattgtcTTGACGCATGATGTCTTGATTTCAATTAAGAAAAGATTAATTTTTCGGAATTACAATTTAACCGGAAAATGCTGCTTGCATTCTTGACACCATACCACGCGATCACAAGTCATGATCAGTCATCAGACAATGgctatttttaatgtttgctTGTTTTTACTAATTATGGTCATCGATactaataattcttatgtaaatattttttataattatataacatataattaaaggGTCATTTAACTCCTCTGCTAAACGCAACCTCATCCTCTTTTGGGAAGCtggtttgtagcttatttcaccacgccgctccaatgcggattgggggattatgtataatttaataaatattaattttgttcaaataaagTATATCAATATTGACTTCATATGTGAATGTTCTGAAATGGGAAAACCTAATTTAGCCGATTCAATTCTTACTATATTGACGCTTTTAGCATATTTCAATTAACATTTAGTTTGTAGTTTCACCGATCGACGAATCGAAGTGGAATGCATTTTTGCACCAAACAAACATGCCTCCTTCCTTAATTAGTAGCAAAAGTGGAGTTCGGGTTTGAATACGCATTGAAGGGTCCTTTTCCATTTCGTGCTATTCACAAAACGCAATCCGAACGAATGTTTGCAAACGATTTCTCCACAAAGGCGCCGCGACAAATCGAAAAGGGTACACCCCTTGCAATTTACTTAAAACAAGCGACACGCTTTATGTCCTAACCGCTCCCACAATAGAACACTCTCGCGCGATTGAGACGCCTCCGACTGACTACAACTAAAAGTATTATTCTCTCTCCGCAGGTACTTGTCGCGAGAATGCAGCCGTTTCAATCGTCAGCCCGCCCCGAGGGCCCGAGGGAGTCGTCCCCCGAGAGGGCCAAATCCCCCGATACACCCACGGCACCAGTCCTGAATTTCTCCATAGCTCGGCTTATGGAACCAGACAGGAAGAAGTCAGTGAGTCCGGAACTACCACCACCGCCTGGTTTCTTGTCATATGGGGCGCATTTACTGGATTCAGCGTTCAAACAGTACATACCGGCAGCGAGACGACAGCTGGTATCACATTACCCGTTACTGTATTACGGTCCAGATCTAGTTTCATTGACATACGCCCATCAGCTGCACTTGCCCAGACCTCCACCGGTGCAATCTCCTGTGCAACGACCACCGAGTCCACGCGCTCCAGCGGCCGATCACGCTGTGTCTTCGACGACCGGTCCAACACCGTCTCCAGCGAAAAGCAAGAGCTTCGCCTGTGGCGATTGTGGAAAAGTATTCAATGCTCATTATAATCTAACAAGGCACATGCCCGTTCACACTGGAGCGAGACCGTTCGTCTGCAAAATCTGTGGAAAGGGGTTCAGACAGGCGTCAACATTGTGCCGACATAAAATCATTCACACCTCTGAGAAACCTCACAAATGTCTCACTTGTGGGAAGGCGTTCAACCGTTCCTCGACTCTAAACACTCACGCTCGAATCCACGCGGGCTATAAACCCTTCGTTTGTGAGTTCTGCGGGAAAGGGTTCCATCAGAAAGGTAACTACAAGAACCACAGGCTCACTCACAGCGGTGAAAAAGCTTACAAATGTAACATTTGCAACAAAGCCTTTCACCAGATATATAACCTAACTTTTCACATGCACACACACAACGAAAGAAAACCGTTTACGTGCAGTATATGCGCTAAGGGATTCTGCAGAAACTTTGATCTCAAGAAACACACGCGAAAGCTCCACATGGGCGCTGGCAGTTCAAATAATGACTCCTCACTAGACACGCAGGACGAGTCGACCCAAGAGGCGACCACGAGTCCAAGCGACGAAGCGAGCCGAGCTGCCTTTAGACCGTTCATAGGGACTTCGTATCCTCGGATCCTGGACCCCGCTAGGATGACAGCTCCTAACACGTTCTTCTCCAAGCTCTTGTGACCCGAGAACTATTTCAAGGGTTACAACGAAACAAAGGAATAAGCGAATTGATAGTggatttgatataattattatcatcagATGATATCCTCGtatagtcaaaaatatttatatttgtaaatattttaaaaatatcagtagatatttaagatatttatatagttacgaAATGCATGTTGTTCTTAAATAACTTAGATTTCTCAGTTGACAGGCGACATTATCGAATGTTCCTTATCgcataaacatttaacaaaacTAACGCATTTATTGtgaattatatttagaaaaaaatagtataataattgtgatagtaaatattgtaaataataaatcattgtacatattttcataattagtaaatttttaaatacttcgatGTTTTGTAGAAGTAAAAATCCATGTCAGTAGACAATCGccatatttataatcttatcaCTTAACGAAGCAGAATTTGAATTCTTAAATCAAGCATGTTTCAAATAACTACTTATAGGCTATATTACCTTTGTAGTGTTATCGTATTTCCTGTAAAGCTTAGAAGGTAGAAAGATATTTGATAACTGTAATTTTGTGattgaatattaatgaatatttaagttaaaatcgtATCGgaagtgctattctgtaagaactcactttgtaTTTCAACAGTGAAATGTTGTACACAACGGTGATACACTTTTTCgatatattttcaatgttataattactataGTCAAAGTCGCATGTAACTTTCTGACATTCCTTAATTGTGATCTGTCGTGAATTTCGAGTttagtttttacagaatagctccTCAGAAATGATGACGCTTTTAAGCGCGACACACACTATTTAGAtactatatttttcattatttactaaGATGAAGTTACGAAATACGTGTAATTGTATACGTTTTGATGCTATAATAAACTTCCAAATATTGAGATAATAAGTTAAATGGATATTACCTCGTGTGTGTTGTTCGATTCTCGAAGTCGATTTCTCGAAATTCGATGATCGAAAATCGAATTGAAAAGGagatatttcattttaagataaataatagtaGTTTCATAGTGTGTGATTCGTTTAAGGCCTCTAAAAACTCGAGGGTTAAGTTCAGCTGCGTCAccatttcaaattatttgaatttgaatattacACAACCCCCTAGTGTGGATTAACCCGTAATtactacatattatgtaatttaatacatGGTGTTCTGCTTTCTCAATAAAACATAGTTCTTGATAGTTCTAAATGTTGTAACGCGATTTACAGCaaaactattctgtaagaactaaatTTGAGATTCGATTTTCGTCCTAATAGAAATATGTTGGAAACTGACTTGCAGCCCAAAAACGAACCTCCGATTACGAGTTCAGAGCGATCCATTAATACAAGATCAAGATCGATTTTAACGTGCATCTTAAGATCTgcaataatttatagttattataataacaacaacaacaacttcGTCTAAGAATACTCCCAAAAGATTATAGACCAATCTTTCCTCTTCCGTGTGATCTGTTTTGGCAGTCTGCAATATGAATGCGATTTGTATGACTAATTGATATCTAGACTTTAAGaactttaaaactttattgaattatattcgttataaaacattattagaatgtaaaaaactatatataaaacaaattaaattttgcatatatgtCTTGGAATGGTACATTTGATAGagtaaaagattttatttcacataactTATTAGTATGATTGGGTAAGATCTAGTAACTTAACTTAAAAACCAAGCCAGCCCTGATCAAATGACTtataatatacaacatttttttagttatatagattaaataaaatcttgttcTTTTTTGATGCAAGTATCGTTAAAATACACACTAGTCTATGTCGCATTACAATAATGTTTCACGATCGAATGCGACGTCGAGTGTCtagtttgttcttacataatagctCCAGTGGTTATCATGTACTGCGAGTTCACCTAGTATAGAATAGATGTAAGCTGTAGAGTGAGTGTACATATTGTTAATATCCGACGTCCGCAATCCGCAGTCCGCAATATGAGTGTATCGACATATATTATCGagattataataactattataaaaaatattgtcattttatttcattatcttttaaattgcaaaaaaattgTTTGAGTGTTTTCGTTATGAGTGATATACATAGGTGATATTATATCCCGTAGGAGTAAAAATACAAAGCAATAATTcattggttttaaaaatatgacaatTGTATCtgttttatacaaaacacagcgtattttataattttttttatttaaggcaGACTGATATATggagcacctgatggtaagtggtctggGTCTGGTCTGGGTGGCCCCTCtgggtaataataaatattacccagaggggcttgcacaaagccctaccaccaaagaATATGAAGGTCGTTAGTATATAAACACTGTTTCAGATAGAACCCTTACCACGTTCGGACATTTAGGTAATACTTTCtcaaaatatctatattaaatattattaccttggttatcaaaatatttcgttataaaACGGTTTCTCCGCGACCCCTGATTACCGTCGCAG
Protein-coding regions in this window:
- the LOC126777903 gene encoding fez family zinc finger protein erm-like, with protein sequence MQPFQSSARPEGPRESSPERAKSPDTPTAPVLNFSIARLMEPDRKKSVSPELPPPPGFLSYGAHLLDSAFKQYIPAARRQLVSHYPLLYYGPDLVSLTYAHQLHLPRPPPVQSPVQRPPSPRAPAADHAVSSTTGPTPSPAKSKSFACGDCGKVFNAHYNLTRHMPVHTGARPFVCKICGKGFRQASTLCRHKIIHTSEKPHKCLTCGKAFNRSSTLNTHARIHAGYKPFVCEFCGKGFHQKGNYKNHRLTHSGEKAYKCNICNKAFHQIYNLTFHMHTHNERKPFTCSICAKGFCRNFDLKKHTRKLHMGAGSSNNDSSLDTQDESTQEATTSPSDEASRAAFRPFIGTSYPRILDPARMTAPNTFFSKLL